From Eleftheria terrae, the proteins below share one genomic window:
- a CDS encoding YdcF family protein, producing the protein MPRLATPGRRWLWRLLVAAASAYALAAAAIVVRGLDDEVFPADLIVVPGNTVAPDGHPGPRLKARLDAALLLYRQGRAPRLLVSGGIGREGHDEAAAMARYLVAQGVPAAAIVQDNQGVNTAATARFTARYLQRHGLTSALVASQYFHVARTRLALQKAGVPRIGSAHARYVEWRDAYSLAREVPAYLMYWWMP; encoded by the coding sequence TTGCCACGCCTGGCCACCCCGGGCCGCCGGTGGCTGTGGCGACTGCTGGTCGCCGCGGCCAGCGCCTATGCGCTGGCCGCGGCTGCGATCGTCGTGCGGGGCCTCGACGACGAGGTCTTCCCGGCGGATCTCATCGTCGTGCCCGGCAACACGGTCGCGCCTGACGGCCATCCGGGCCCGCGACTGAAGGCGAGGCTGGATGCAGCGTTGCTGCTGTACCGTCAAGGCCGGGCGCCGCGGCTGCTGGTCAGCGGCGGCATCGGCCGGGAGGGGCATGACGAGGCCGCAGCGATGGCCCGCTACCTGGTGGCGCAGGGCGTGCCGGCAGCGGCCATCGTGCAGGACAACCAGGGCGTCAACACCGCAGCCACTGCCCGCTTCACCGCCCGCTACCTGCAGCGGCACGGGCTCACCTCCGCGCTCGTCGCCTCGCAGTACTTCCACGTGGCGCGCACCCGGCTGGCGCTGCAGAAGGCCGGCGTGCCGCGCATCGGCTCGGCCCATGCACGGTATGTCGAGTGGCGCGATGCCTACTCCCTCGCTCGCGAGGTGCCTGCCTACCTCATGTATTGGTGGATGCCCTGA
- a CDS encoding DUF7674 family protein: MTQAVQDIQFRATRAGAASVRGAALPLPSDFALFSEAPAPVLHQPQEVMALLAQACPSFAPEWLEHQRAHGHTLLYIAASAFAHHLLSLCKAGDASCFEAVAACLERAFRDGSQAVREFATIGVLEGVQNVWSSDGADADHFRRHLGSEGQRWWQSLTDFWSGKVPYVGYAA, encoded by the coding sequence ATGACACAAGCGGTTCAAGACATCCAGTTCCGTGCCACGCGGGCCGGCGCTGCCTCTGTGCGGGGTGCCGCGCTGCCCTTGCCGTCCGACTTCGCCTTGTTCTCGGAGGCGCCGGCACCGGTGCTGCATCAGCCGCAGGAGGTGATGGCGCTGCTCGCGCAGGCCTGCCCCTCGTTCGCCCCGGAGTGGTTGGAGCACCAGCGTGCCCATGGCCACACCCTGCTGTACATCGCGGCGAGCGCCTTTGCCCACCACCTGCTGTCGCTGTGCAAGGCTGGCGACGCCTCCTGCTTCGAGGCAGTGGCGGCCTGCCTGGAGCGGGCCTTCCGCGACGGCTCGCAAGCCGTCCGCGAGTTCGCCACCATCGGCGTGCTCGAGGGCGTGCAGAACGTATGGTCCAGCGACGGAGCCGATGCCGACCACTTCCGCCGCCACCTCGGCAGCGAAGGCCAGCGTTGGTGGCAGAGCCTCACCGACTTCTGGTCCGGCAAGGTGCCCTACGTCGGCTACGCCGCCTGA
- a CDS encoding gamma carbonic anhydrase family protein produces MLITHAGLSPRIHPAAYVAPNAVVCGDVRIGAGCRILFGAQVVAEGGSIEIGENTIVMENAVLRSTARHSLVVGNHCLVGPQAHVVGCTLEDEVFVATGAAIFHAAQVGRGSEVRIHAVVHLKTQLPAGTTVPIGWVAVGEPAELLPPGEHERIWALQQPLDFPLTVYGLQRSEADMVKITRGLSQSLAAHRDDRVHDAS; encoded by the coding sequence ATGCTGATCACCCACGCCGGCTTGTCGCCGCGCATCCATCCCGCTGCCTACGTGGCGCCCAACGCCGTCGTCTGCGGCGACGTGCGCATCGGTGCCGGCTGCCGCATCCTCTTCGGGGCCCAGGTGGTGGCCGAGGGCGGCTCGATCGAGATCGGCGAGAACACCATCGTGATGGAGAACGCAGTGCTGCGCAGCACCGCCCGGCATTCACTGGTGGTGGGCAACCATTGCCTGGTGGGTCCGCAGGCGCATGTGGTGGGCTGCACGCTGGAAGACGAGGTGTTCGTCGCCACCGGTGCGGCGATCTTCCATGCAGCCCAGGTCGGCCGTGGCAGCGAGGTGCGCATCCATGCCGTCGTCCACCTGAAGACGCAGCTGCCCGCGGGCACCACGGTGCCCATCGGGTGGGTGGCGGTCGGCGAGCCGGCCGAGCTGCTGCCGCCCGGCGAGCATGAGCGCATCTGGGCGCTGCAGCAGCCGCTGGACTTCCCGCTCACCGTCTATGGCCTGCAGCGCAGCGAGGCGGACATGGTGAAGATCACACGCGGACTCTCGCAGTCGCTGGCCGCCCACCGCGACGACCGCGTCCACGACGCGTCCTGA
- a CDS encoding antibiotic biosynthesis monooxygenase family protein, with product MYSATFIFRKKQFDEEFHQLDQAIAEVARHSDGYLGEESWEDPATGRIANVYYWSSEVGLQALMRHPEHLRAKAAQGRWLDGYQVIVSQVLRTYGDGTLPHVVHNRPA from the coding sequence ATGTATTCCGCCACCTTCATCTTTCGCAAGAAGCAGTTCGACGAAGAGTTCCACCAGCTCGACCAAGCCATTGCCGAGGTGGCGCGCCATTCCGACGGCTACCTGGGCGAAGAGAGCTGGGAGGACCCGGCGACGGGGCGCATTGCCAACGTGTACTACTGGTCGTCGGAGGTCGGGCTGCAGGCGCTGATGCGCCATCCCGAGCACCTGCGGGCCAAGGCGGCCCAGGGACGCTGGCTCGACGGCTACCAGGTCATCGTCTCGCAAGTGCTGCGCACCTATGGTGACGGCACCTTGCCGCACGTGGTGCACAACCGCCCGGCCTGA
- a CDS encoding NADAR family protein codes for MASFSPIRSRQDLLQQLAAGLHPDYLFFWGHRSAAGGGIGKGCLSQWWEAPFEVDGDPYRSAEHFMMVAKARLFGDAEIAGAILAAGTPAEAKKLGRQVRGFDEAVWTRQRFAIVVQANVEKFGQHPALADYLLGTGERVLVEASPVDSVWGIGLAATDPDAAAPAKWPGLNLLGFALMEARRQLRERRA; via the coding sequence ATGGCTTCCTTTTCCCCGATTCGCAGCCGGCAAGACCTGCTGCAGCAGCTGGCCGCCGGCCTGCATCCTGACTACCTGTTCTTCTGGGGCCACCGCAGCGCCGCCGGCGGCGGCATCGGCAAGGGCTGCCTCAGCCAGTGGTGGGAGGCGCCCTTCGAAGTCGACGGCGACCCTTACCGAAGCGCCGAGCACTTCATGATGGTGGCCAAGGCGCGCCTCTTCGGCGATGCGGAGATCGCAGGCGCCATCCTCGCGGCCGGTACGCCCGCCGAAGCGAAGAAGTTGGGCCGTCAGGTGCGCGGTTTCGACGAGGCGGTGTGGACGCGGCAGCGCTTTGCCATCGTGGTGCAGGCCAATGTCGAGAAGTTCGGGCAACACCCGGCGCTGGCCGACTACCTGCTGGGCACCGGGGAGCGGGTGCTGGTGGAAGCCAGCCCGGTGGACAGTGTCTGGGGCATCGGGCTGGCGGCCACCGATCCCGATGCGGCGGCACCGGCGAAGTGGCCCGGGCTGAACCTGCTGGGCTTTGCATTGATGGAAGCCCGCCGGCAACTGCGGGAGCGGCGCGCATGA
- a CDS encoding DUF1287 domain-containing protein: MRAAILSALLAGPSWAVTQPGALVEAARRQVGVTVQYDGAYRRMPYPGGDVPLHTGVCTDVVVRAYRQLGIDLQQLVHEDMKAAWSAYPHSWGLKRPDPNIDHRRVPNLQVFFTRRGAALPPSRDGAHYQPGDLVTWRLPGNLPHIGIVSSRSVDGRPLVLHNIGQGTREDDLLFAYPITGHYRWLPAGAAAAARR; encoded by the coding sequence ATGCGGGCGGCGATATTGTCGGCGCTGCTGGCAGGCCCGTCCTGGGCCGTCACGCAGCCGGGCGCGTTGGTGGAGGCCGCGCGCCGGCAGGTGGGCGTCACCGTGCAGTACGACGGCGCCTATCGCCGCATGCCGTATCCGGGCGGCGACGTGCCGCTGCATACAGGCGTCTGCACCGACGTGGTGGTGCGGGCCTATCGCCAGCTTGGCATCGACCTGCAGCAGCTGGTGCACGAGGACATGAAGGCGGCCTGGTCGGCCTATCCGCACAGCTGGGGGCTGAAGCGGCCCGATCCCAACATCGATCACCGCCGGGTGCCCAACCTGCAGGTCTTCTTCACGCGGCGCGGCGCCGCATTGCCGCCGAGCCGGGACGGGGCGCACTACCAGCCCGGTGACCTCGTCACCTGGCGGCTGCCGGGCAACCTGCCGCACATTGGCATCGTCTCGTCGCGCTCGGTCGACGGGCGGCCGCTCGTGCTGCACAACATCGGCCAGGGCACCCGGGAAGACGACCTGCTGTTCGCCTACCCCATCACGGGGCACTACCGCTGGCTGCCGGCAGGCGCCGCCGCGGCCGCCCGGCGCTAG
- a CDS encoding sigma-54-dependent Fis family transcriptional regulator, which translates to MPTPNDGSPHGLRDLARACTTPAGAPYPLPYPAHQETILRSHERCEALGLRRNQPPDLTPLTRSELAVVRERNHRLLMHAVPVMEHLLEQTRATRSIVVLSDTQGTVLHTVGPDDFLQRASKVALAPGANWSEPAKGTNAVGTALVTEAPSVVHGAEHFLHANDFLTCSAVPILDPRGEVLGVLDVSGDRGSYHPHTLSLVKMSVRMIENHLLGADHGDALRLHFHARAEYIDTLMEGILAIDREGRVLAANHSALQLLGMSGAAVRMNSVVGLFGVSVNTLLDHFRSAVAAPLKLCCNDGQQVFLQARCTWTGWSRLFAASSALTDEPTTASPGSPLRIEEPAHPDAEPRTALQGLHSGDAQMASVVGKIQRVLDRDIPILILGETGTGKELLARAIHQDSARAAGPFVAVNCASLPETLIEAELFGYEEGAFTGARRKGSPGKIAQAHGGTLFLDEIGDMPLPLQARLLRVLQERQVTPLGSCRATAVDVMVISATHCRLQEMIERQCFREDLYYRLNGLAVRLPALRERSDLMRIVQKLLRTECKGRVPALDAEVTRLVLRYRWPGNIRQLVNVLRTAAVMAAGEPLITRAHLPDDFLDDAQRGATSAPWVPPAPPETEPGNSASTTLEELELQAIRRGIEEAGGNISVASRRLGISRNTIYRKLRWRTPEHS; encoded by the coding sequence ATGCCTACCCCCAACGACGGCAGCCCACACGGCTTGCGCGACCTTGCGCGCGCCTGCACCACGCCCGCCGGAGCCCCCTACCCCCTGCCCTACCCGGCCCACCAGGAAACCATCCTGCGCTCACACGAGCGCTGCGAAGCCCTGGGCCTCAGGCGCAACCAGCCCCCCGACCTGACGCCGCTCACGAGAAGTGAGCTGGCGGTGGTGCGCGAGCGCAATCACCGCCTGCTGATGCATGCGGTACCGGTGATGGAGCACCTGCTGGAGCAGACCCGTGCCACGCGCAGCATCGTCGTGCTCAGCGACACCCAGGGCACCGTGCTGCACACCGTGGGCCCGGACGATTTCCTGCAGCGTGCCAGCAAGGTCGCGCTGGCACCGGGGGCCAACTGGTCGGAGCCGGCCAAGGGCACCAACGCGGTCGGCACGGCGCTGGTCACCGAGGCGCCCAGCGTGGTGCACGGGGCTGAACACTTCCTGCATGCCAACGACTTCCTCACCTGCTCGGCAGTGCCCATCCTCGACCCGCGTGGCGAGGTGCTGGGTGTGCTCGACGTCAGTGGCGATCGCGGCTCCTACCATCCTCACACGCTCAGCCTGGTGAAGATGTCGGTGCGCATGATCGAGAACCACCTGCTCGGCGCCGACCATGGCGATGCGCTGCGGCTGCACTTCCACGCCAGAGCCGAATACATCGACACGCTGATGGAAGGCATCCTGGCCATCGACCGCGAAGGCCGCGTGCTGGCAGCCAACCACAGTGCGCTCCAGCTGCTCGGCATGAGCGGCGCCGCGGTGCGCATGAACAGCGTGGTGGGCCTGTTCGGCGTGTCGGTCAACACGCTGCTGGACCATTTCCGCTCCGCGGTGGCGGCGCCCCTCAAGCTGTGCTGCAACGACGGCCAGCAGGTGTTCCTGCAAGCGCGCTGCACCTGGACCGGCTGGTCGCGCCTGTTCGCCGCCAGCAGCGCCCTCACCGACGAACCCACCACTGCCTCGCCCGGCAGCCCGCTGCGCATCGAGGAGCCGGCCCATCCCGATGCCGAACCCCGCACCGCATTGCAAGGCCTGCACAGCGGTGACGCGCAGATGGCATCGGTGGTCGGCAAGATCCAGCGGGTGCTGGACCGCGACATTCCCATCCTCATCCTTGGCGAGACCGGCACCGGCAAGGAATTGCTGGCGCGGGCCATCCACCAGGACAGTGCCCGTGCCGCCGGCCCCTTCGTGGCGGTGAACTGCGCCTCGCTGCCCGAGACCCTCATCGAGGCCGAGCTGTTCGGCTACGAGGAAGGCGCCTTCACCGGTGCCCGCCGCAAGGGCTCGCCCGGCAAGATCGCGCAGGCCCATGGCGGCACGCTGTTCCTCGACGAAATCGGCGACATGCCGCTGCCGCTGCAGGCCCGGCTGCTGCGCGTGCTGCAGGAGCGCCAGGTGACGCCGCTGGGCAGTTGCCGCGCCACCGCGGTCGACGTGATGGTGATCAGCGCCACCCACTGCCGCCTGCAGGAGATGATCGAGCGGCAGTGCTTCCGCGAGGACCTCTACTACCGGCTCAATGGCCTGGCCGTGCGCCTGCCGGCGCTGCGCGAGCGCAGCGACCTGATGCGCATCGTGCAGAAGCTGCTGCGCACCGAGTGCAAGGGCCGGGTGCCGGCCCTCGATGCGGAGGTCACCCGCCTGGTGCTGCGCTACCGCTGGCCCGGCAACATCCGCCAGCTGGTGAACGTGCTGCGCACCGCCGCGGTGATGGCGGCCGGCGAGCCACTGATCACCCGCGCCCACCTGCCGGACGACTTCCTCGACGACGCCCAGCGCGGTGCCACCTCGGCGCCGTGGGTTCCGCCCGCGCCGCCCGAGACCGAGCCGGGCAACAGTGCCAGCACCACGCTGGAGGAGCTCGAGCTGCAGGCGATCCGGCGTGGCATCGAGGAAGCGGGCGGCAACATCTCGGTGGCGTCACGCCGGCTGGGCATCAGCCGCAACACCATCTACCGCAAGCTGCGCTGGCGCACGCCGGAGCACAGCTAG